CCTTGGCGAAACCTCCCGCGCGCCGAAGCTCGCCGGCAAGGCTGCGGAACGGATCGTCCTTCAGCTTGCCGACATTCTTCGGCAAATCCTTGTAAGGGTGCCGCTCTCCATCCTCGTCGTAGGGATAGACCCAGCGGTGATTGTCGAGCACGACCCAGAACGCCTTCGGGTCCACCATGGTCAGGTCCGCGATCACGCTGACCAGCACATCCCGCTCGCCTTCTTCATGAAGCGCCCGCGCCAGGTGATGGTGATCAATCACATAATTCAGTTTGTCGGGCCCGACCACGACAGGGATCTGATGCCTGCCGAGCAGTTTCGCGCGCTTCTTGTCGTCATGTTCGCGCCAGCGCTTCCGCTTTTCCTTTACCTCCCGCATCCCGACCGTCATCTGGGTCGGGCGTAACGACATGATCGGCACCGGCTGAAGCACCGGTTCGCGCTTGATGACCATCCTGATTCTCCTTCGGCTCGTCCGTCGCGGGCGATGGATCGCAATGTTGCCAGTTCATCCACTTTGTGAGGAGCGACCGGCGGATCACTTGTGCGGCACCGGACAATTGCATGCATCCTCCGAATGGGCCGCCACGGTGTCTTGTCCCGATGGTGATGCAGACCTATCCTGAATGGGAGACGCAACCGAGCCGCAAGCCGAGAATTTAAAGACATGGCGCGCCCGCCTGACATTCCCGAGAGCGACGGCCGCGTGGTGAAATTCAGCCCGCGACCGGCCAAGCCCGCGCCTTCCTCCGCCCAGCGATCCCCTGCACCGGAACCGGTGGATTATCGCCAGCGGATGTGGGCGAATCTCGCCGCGACCGTGTTTGCCGTCGTGCTGGTCGCGGTCGGCGTGTGGCTCGTCACCAGCCTCAATCACATGCGCCAGACCCAGGACTGCATCATGATGGGCCTGCGCAATTGCGGGGAAATCGACACATCGCCCCATAGCTAGCCGCACAATCCCTTCCGGAACCGCCCGGGAGGACCGTCTCGCCGCCATTGAACTCGCCGCCCCGCTCCGTTATACGGACAACTGCTTCGGGCGTGCCGGTCGGGGCGCGGTCACCGAGCCGTCTTCCCTTTGCGCCGATCGGCGTTTACCGAGAATAATCAAAGGCTTAATGAATGTCCTCAACGTTCGATCAGGTCGCCACGATCATTGCTGAAACCTGCGATATCCCGCGCGACACCATCACGCCGGAAAGCCACGCGATCGATGATCTCGGCATCGACAGCCTCGACTTCCTCGATATCGCCTTCGCCATCGACAAGGCGTTCGGCATCAAGCTGCCGCTGGAGAAGTGGACGCAGGAAGTCAACGACGGCAAGGCGACGACGGAACAGTATTTCGTCCTGAAAAACCTCAGCGCGCGCATCGACGAGTTGGTCGCCGCCAAGGGCACCTGACGCGCACGCCCATGCGTCTCGAATATTTCCAGATGGTCGATCGCATCGCCGATCTCGATGTCGGCGAGCGCCGCATTACCGTCTCCGCGCAGGTGCCGCAGCAAAGCTCGATCTTCGAAGGCCACTTCCCCGGCTATCCGCTGATGCCGGGCGTGCTGCTGATCGAGACCATGGCGCAGACGTCGGGCTGGCTCTTGATCGCGCTGTTGAAGTTCGAACGCATGCCGTTCCTCGCCTCCGTCAAGGAAGCCAAGATGCGCGATTTCATCAAGCCGGGCGAACCGCTCACCGTGGACGCACATGTCGTCCATGATGGCTCGGGTTTCGCCGTCACCGATGCCAGGATCAGCGTCGATGGCAAGTTGAAGTGCAACGCGACCCTCACCTTCCGCCACACTCCGTTTCCCAACGCGGATCTGCGCGGCCATATGCAACAGATGGCGCAACAGATCGGCTTTCCCGCGCAGGCGATGTCATGAGCAATACCTCTCCGACCCGCGAGGTCTGGATTACCGGCATCGGTCTCGCCACATCATTGGGCGAAGGTCTCGACCAGCATTGGGACGCGTTGCAGGCGCGCAAGGTCAATGTCGATGAGACGACTTTCGCGCCCTACCCGGTGCATCCGATCGTCAAGCTGACATACGACGCGCAGATTCCGAAAAAAGGCGACCAGCGTCAGATGGAAGCCTGGCAGCGGATCGGCACTTACGCCGCCGGTCTCGCGCTCGACAGCGCTGGCCTCAAGGGCAACACCGACATTCTCTCGCGCACGGATATGATCGTCGCCGCGGGCGGCGGCGAACGCGACCTCGCGGTCGATGCCTCGGTGCTCAACGATCAGGCGCAGGGCAACGCCGCGCCCGGCTCGCTGAACGAGCGGCTGATGAGCGATCTGCGCCCGACGCTGTTTCTGGCACAATTGTCCAACCTGCTCGCGGGCAACATCTCGATCGTGCACGGTGTCACCGGCTCCTCCCGCACCTTCATGGGCGAGGAAGCGGCGGGCACCGACGCTTTCAGGATCGCGCTCGCGCGCATCGTCTCGGGGCAAAGCGACATCGCACTGGTCGGCGCCGCGCATAATGGCGAGCGCAAGGACCTGTTGATGCTTTACGAGTTCGGCGACTTCGCGCTGAAAAACAAGTTCGCGCCGGTCTGGGCGCGCGGTGCGGACCACTCCGGCTTCGCGCTCGGTTCGGGCGGCGTTTTTCTCGTCATCGAATCCAGGGAGCATGCGCAGGCGCGCGGCGCGAAACCGTTCGCGCGGCTCACGAGCGTCGTCGCGGATCATGCCCGCCGCGCAACGCCTGGCGACATCACCGCCGTGCTCGACGGCCTGTGGGCCAAACTTGACGCAAACGCCGATGCGCCGATCCTCACCGCCGCGACAGGCGCGGCTCCGGCGACAGACGAGGAGCGTGCGTTTTTGAAGAAACATGCGAGCGCGCCGGTGCGCGCGCTCGGCACGTCGTTCGGCCATCTCATCGAAGCCCAGTTTCCGCTCGGGCTCGCGCTGGCGGCATTGTCGATTTCCAAAGGGAAACTGTTCGCCGCCAACGATACGGCCGGCCTTGAGGTTGAAACGTCTGCTTCACCTTCCCAGATTGTCGTGGTCAACACCGGACATTGGCGGGGCGAAGGCATGGCGCTGGTCGAATCTGTTCCGGCCTGAGATCGGAGAACCCGCATGACCGCCGCGAAAGACAAGTTCGGCCGCCCCACCGTCGTCGTCACTGGCATGGGCGTCGTCACCTCGCTCGGCGCGGGCAAGGCGGAGAACTGGAAGAAACTCACGGCGGGCGAATCCGGCATCCGCACCATCACGCGCTTTCCGACCGACGGGTTGCGCACCACCATGGCCGGCACCGTCGATTTCATTCCGGTCGAACCCTTCATCTCCACCACGCTGTCCGACAAGCTCGCCGATCTCGCCGCCGAGGAAGCGGTGACGCAGGCCGCTATCGGCAGCAAGGGCGACTTCCCCGGTCCGCTGTTTCTCGCCGTCGCTCCCGTCGAGGTCGAATGGCTTGCACGCGAGCAAGCCGCGCGCGCCACCGGCGCCACCTCCGGTATCGATTACGACGCCATGCTCAAGGTGAGCGGCGGCGGCAAGTTCGCGAAATTCCATCAGCGATTCCTGTTCGGCTCCGTCGCCGATCATCTGGTCGATCGCTTCGGCACCAAGGGTTCGCCGATCTCGCTCTCCACCGCCTGCGCATCGGGCGCGACCGCAATCCAGCTCGGCGTCGAGGCGATCCGCCGCGGCGAGGCCGATGCCGCGCTGTGCGTTGCGACCGATGGCTCGGTCAATCCCGAAGCCCTGATCCGCTTCTCGCTGCTCTCGGCGCTGTCCACCAACAACGATTCGCCGCAGGCGGCCGTGCGCCCCTTCGCCAAGAACCGCGACGGCTTCGTGATGGCGGAAGGCGCAGGCGCGCTGGTGCTGGAAAGCTACGAGGCCGCGACCGCGCGCGGCGCGACCATTCTCGGCGTGCTGGCAGGCTGCGGCGAACTTGCCGATTCCTTCCACCGCACCCGCTCGAGCCCGGACGGCAAGCCGATCATCGGCTGCGTGCGCAAGGCGCTCGACGATGCGGGCATGGGTGTCGAACAGATCGACTACATCAACGCCCACGGCACCGGCACGCCGGAAAACGACAAGATGGAATATCTCGGCATCTCCACCGTGTTCGGCGAACGCGCCACGCAGGTGCCGGTCTCCTCCAACAAGTCGATGGTCGGGCATACGCTATCCGCGGCTGGCGCGGTCGAGGCGGTGTTCTCGCTGCTCACGCTCGAACACCAGCGCATTCCGCCGACGATCAATTACGACATCCCCGACCCCGCGATCCCCTTCGACGTGGTGCCGAACACGGCCCGCGACGCCAGGGTCACGGCGGTGATGTCGAATTCATTCGGCTTCGGCGGCCAGAACGCGGTGCTGATCCTTACCCGCGAGCCGGTTTAAGTCTCTGGCGTATAAAGTCTTTCTGACCGGTTGACGCGACCGCGCCAAGCGGCGATACCTCGTTCATTCCCAAGGCTTATTGCTCCGGCCGATTTCTTCCAGGACGCCTCCCATGCGCGCGCTTACCCTCGTTGCCGACCGCCAGTTGACGGTGGCCGAACTGCCTCCGCCGCCGCCCCCGGCGGAGAACGAAGTGCAGATTCGCGTCCGCGCGGTCGCGCTCAATCACATCGACGTCTGGGGTTATCGCGGCATGGCCTTCGCCAAGCGCAAGATGCCGCTCGTGGTCGGCGCGGAAGCCTCCGGCGAGATCGTCGCGACCGGTGCGAACGCCACGCGTTTCAAGCCCGGCCAGAAAGTCGTGATGTATGGCGCGCTGACCTGCGGCACCTGCAAGGCCTGTCAGGAGGGCCGCGACAATCTCTGCGAAAACGTCGCGGGCATCATGGGCTTCCATGTCGATGGCTTCGCGCGCGAACTGATGAATCTCGACGAGCGCCTCGTCATTCCGGTGCCGGACAACGTCAGCCTGCGCGACGCGGCCTGCGCGCCCATCGCCTTCTCCACCGTGCAGCACATGCTGTTCGACAACGCCAAACTGCAACCGGGCGAGACCGTCCTCGTTCATGCGGGCGGATCGGGCATCGGCACGGTCGCGATCATGATGGCGAAAGCCATCGGCTGCACCGTCATCACCACGGTCGGCAGCGACGCCAAGATCGAGGGCGTGAAGGCGCTCGGTGCGGATTACGTCATCAACTATCGCAAGGACCGCTTCGAGGGCGAGACGCGCAAGATCACCAAGAAGAAAGGCGTCGATGTCGTGTTCGAGCATGTCGGCGCGGACACCTTCAACGGCTCGCTGCTCTGCCTCAAGCGCGGCGGCCGCCTCGTCACCTGCGGCTCGACTTCCGGTCCCACCACCACGATCAACCTGATGCAACTGTTCCAGCAGCAGTACCGCATCATCGGCTCGTTCGGCGCGAGCATGCGCAACATCGCCGAAAGCCTCGACAAGATGGCGGGCGGCATCAAGCCCGTGATCGACACCGAAGTCCCCGTCGAGAACGTCGAGAAAGCACTGGAGCGGATGGAAAGCCGCCAGGTGTTCGGCAAGATCATCGTTACGCTGTAAATGGCGCACCTCGTCCTCCGCTCGAAGATCATTCTCCGCAACAAATTCGTCGCGGCGAAAAATGCCGCCGTCGGCGCGGCGGCGGTGGGCCTGCTGCGCGCCACAAGGCATTTCGATGCCGTGAAGACCGGCGACGTTTTCGCGAAAATCACGCGCACCATCGGTCCGTGGTGGCCGGAGCATCGTGTCGCGCACGCCAATCTCGTCGCGGCGTTTCCGGAAAAGTCGCCGAAGGAGATCGACGCGATCCTCGCCGGCGTGTGGGACAATCTCGGCCGCATCGGCGCGGAATTCGCCCATCTCGATCACATCTGGAAATACGATGACGCCACGCCCGACAAGAACACTGTCGAGTTCGGCCCCGGCACGCAGGAACGCTTCGCCGAACTGAAGAACGACGGCAAGGGCGCGCTGATCTTCGCAAGCCACCTCGGCAACTGGGAGCTTCCGGCACTTGCCGCCGCGACCCACGGCCTCGATTCCGCCGTGCTGTTCCGCCGCCCCAACATCGCCGCCGCCGACCGCGCGATCCAGTCGATCCGCGCCGTCAACATGGGCGAGATGATCGCGAACACGCACGACGCGCCGGTTCGCATTGCCGGGATGCTCGAACGCGGCATTCACATCGGCATGCTGGTGGACCAGCATTTCGGACGCGGCGTCGATGTCATGTTCTTCGGACGGAAAGTGAAAGCCAATCCCCTGCTCGCCCGCCTCGTCCGCAGGGTCGATTGTCCGATCCACGGCGTGCGCGTGGTGCGGCTGCCGGACCGGCGCTTCCGCGTCGATCTCACCGAGCAAATCGAGCCCGCGCGCGACGCTTCAGGCGAAGTCGATATTCAGGGCACCATGCAGCGCGTGACCTCGGTGGTCGAGGGCTGGGTCCGCGAATATCCCGAACAATGGCTGTGGCTGCACCGCCGCTGGCGGTAACGATCACCGCCCGGTCTTCACCTTCGTCCATAGCCGGTTGATGGCGCGCTGCATCGCGGGCGCGCGCGCGGTGATGATGAACAGCCGCCTCAATGTCGCCTCGTCCGGGTACACGCCGCGATCGTTCAACACTTTCGGATCGACGAGTTTCTGCGCGGCGAGATTGCCGCTGGCATAGCCGAGAAAGCTCGAATTCTTCGCCGCGACCTCCGGGCGGTACAGGTAATCGATCAGCGCGTAGGCTTCGTCGACATTCTTCGCATCGGATGGAATGGCGAGATTGTCGAAGAACATCTGCGCGCCCTCCTTCGGGATCGCATAGGCGATCTCGACACCGTTGTTCGATTCCGCCGCCCGCTTCTGCGCCTGCTTGATGTCGCCGGACCAGCCGACCGCGAGGCAGATTTCACCGGTGGCGAGCGCGCTGAGATATTCGGACGAATGGAATTTGCGGACATAGGGACGGATTTTCGCGACCGCCTCCGCCGCCTTTTCCAGATCCTCGCGCCGCGTCGAATTCGGATCGAGGCCGAGCCAGTTCAGCGCCGCCGGGAGAATGTCGTCGGCGGAATCCAGCATGTGGATGCCGCAATCCTTGAACTTCGCGATCTTGTCGGGATTGAAGATCGTGTCCCAACTGTCGATCACCGCACCTGGACCGAGGATTTTACGCACCGCGCCCACATTGTAACCGATGCCTGTCGTACCCCACATGTAATTGGCGGCGTACAGATTGCCGGGGTCGTATTGCGCGAGATGGTTCGTCACCTCGGGCCAGGCATTGACGAGATTCGGCAACTTCGCCTTGTCGAGCTTCTGGAACACGCCGGCGACGATCTGGCGTTGCAGGAAATACGCCGTCGGCACCACGAGATCGTAGCCGGATTTCCCCGCGAGCAGCCGCGTCTCCAGCGTCTCGTTGGCGTCGAACGTGTCGTAGACCACCTTGATGCCGGTCTCTTTCGTGAAATCCTCCAGCACGCCGGGCGCCATGTAGCTCGACCAGTTGTAGAAATTCACCACGCGCTCGGCCGCCTGCGCGGACGACACGACCAGTACTGTCGCAAGCATCAGGAAGGATTTTGGAATCTTCATGCCCTAACCCCGCAGCACGCGTGACAGCCGCTCAAGTGCGGTGTCGATGGTCGCATCCGATTTGGCGAAGCAAAGCCGCACCACCGAGCGTACCGGATTGTCCTCATAGAACGGCGACACCGGAATCGACGCGACCTTGTGCTCCACCACAATGCGCTTGCAGAAATCCTCGTCGACCTCGTTGAGCTTGAGCGGCGCGAGATCGATGTTGAGGAAATACGTTCCCTGCGACTCCAGTACCGGGAAACCGATGGACTTCAGGCCATCCGTCAGACGGTCGCGGCTGCGTTGCAGATCGCGCCGCATCTCGTCGAAGAAGGCGTCCGGCTTGGACAAACCGTAAGCGACCGCCACCTGCAAGTTCGGCGCGGTGGTGAAGGCGAGAAACTGGTGCGCCTTGGCCAACACGCGCAGCAAATCCGGCGCGGCGCAGACAAACCCGACCTTCCAGCCGGTCAGCGCGAAGATCTTGCCCGCCGAGCCGATCTTCACCGTGCGCTCGCGCATGCCGGGGATCGCGATCAGCGGAATGTGCGCGCGGCCGTCGAACACGACGTGCTCCCAGACCTCGTCGCAGATCGCGGCCGCATCGAATTCCTGACAAAAGCGCGCCAGCAATTCGAGGTCCTCGCGCGGATACACCACGGCGGCGGGGTTGAGCGGGTTGTTGAAGATCACGAATTTCGTCTTCGGCGTGAAGGCGGCACGCAGCGCCTCCTCCGTCAATCGCCAGTGCGGCGGCTCCAGCCGCACGAAGCGCGGAATGCCGCCCGCGCGCCGGATCAGCGGCACATAGGCGTCGTAGAACGGCTGGAACACCACGACCTCGTCGCCCTCACCAATGAGGCCGAGGATCGCGCCCGCCAGCGCCTCGGTCGCGCCGGAGGTCACCATCACCTCGGTCATGGGGTCGAAGGCGACGCCGTGCCAATGCGCGTAGTGCGCGGAGATCGCGGCCCGCAGCTCCGGCAGGCCCATCATGGAGGGATACTGGTTGTAGCCATGCAATACTGCATCGGCGGCCTTGCGGCGGATGTCCTCCGGGCCCGCCGCTTCGGGAAAGCCCTGCCCGAGATTGATGGCGTCGTGATCGCGGGCGAGCTGCGACATCACCTCGAAAATCGTCACCGGCAAATCAGAGAAAATCGTGCTCATATCGCCCGCAAAAAGAGAACGATGGCCTCACGCGCAAGCGCGCCGCTAACCGCCAGTTTTGGTGGGGAGGCCCGCCGCTTTCCAGCCGATCATTCCGCCCATGAGGTGCATATTATAAGGCTTGCCGGCCGCCTGCGCGGCCAGAGAAGCCGCCACCGAGCGTTTCCCGGACCGGCAGGCGAACACAATGGTCTTGCCTGCGGGATCGGGCAGCGCGGAGGGATCGAAGCACGACAGCGGCATCGTCGCGCCCTCGGGATAGGCTTCCGCCGCGGTCTCGTTCGGCTCGCGCACGTCGATCAGCAGATAGCGCCCCTCGATAAGGCCCCTGGCCACCTCTTCGGGGGGCAAGTCGTGCACTGTGCTGGTATTGGGCAAGGAGGCCTCCGCTGCGAAACAAGCCCGCGCAAACTCCTCTTTTGCAGCCTCAAAATCAAGACCGTCCAGCCGGAGTTTACCCCGGCTCAGATGGCGACCTGCGTTCCGATCTCGACCACGCGACCGGTCGGGATCTGGAAATGGTCGGTGGCGTCGTTGGCCGAACGGCTCATCGCGATGAACAGCCGGTCCTGCCACAGCGGCATGCTGGATTGCGCGGCCGGTTTCAGCAGGCGCCGCGACAGGAAGAACGAGGTCGCCATGATGTCGAACTGCCAGCCGAGCTTGCGCGCGATCCCAAGCGCCTTCGGAATATTCGGCGATTCCATGAACCCGAAACGCAACGTGACGCGGGCGAAGGTTTCTCCCACCTTGTCTATCCGCACGCGCTCGTCGGGGTGAACACGCGGCATACGCGCCACCTCGACCGTCAGAATGACGTTCTTCTCGTGCAGCACCTTGTAGTGCTTGAGGCTATGCATCAGCGCGGTTGGTGCCAGCGCCGCATTGCTGGTCAGAAACACCGCCGTGCCGGGAACGCGCTGCGGCGGCTTTTTCTCCAGCATCCCCACGAGGTCTTCCAGCGGGATTTCCTGCTTGTGGGATTTCTCGAACAGGATCTTGCTGCCCCTGCGCCACGTATACATCAGCAGCATCACGACGCCACCGATCGCCAGCGGCACCCAGCCGCCCTCGAACACCTTGAGCATGTTCGCGGCGAGGAAGGTGAGGTCGAACAGCAGGAAAGGCGCCATCAAAAGAGCGGCCGCGAACGGGCTCCATTTCCACACCCGCCAGATCACGATGAAGCCCATCATGCCGGTCACGACCATGGTGCCCGTCACCGCGATGCCGTAGGCGGACGCCAGGGCGCTCGACGAGCGGAACAGCATCACCAGCAGCAGCACGGCGATGAACAACAGGCGATTGAGGCGCGGGATATAAATCTGCCCGGCATGGCTCGCCGAGGTATGGCGAATCTCGAACCGCGGCAGCAGCCCGAGTTGCACCGCCTGCTGGGTCAGCGAATACGCGCCGGTAATCACGGCCTGGCTCGCGATCACCGTCGCCACCGTCGCCAGCACCACCATCGGCACCAGCGCCCAGTCCGGAAACATCAGGAAGAACGGATTCTGCACGGCGGCCGGATTGCTCATCACCATCGCCGCCTGCCCGAGATAGTTCAGCGCCAGCGACGGCAGCACGATCGCAAGCCATGTGATCCGGATCGGCGATTTGCCGAAATGGCCGAGATCCGCGTAAAGCGCTTCCGCGCCCGTCACGGCGAGAAACACCGCGCCGAGCGTGACAAGGCCGATGACGCCATGCTCCAGCAGGAATTCGAGCGCGAGCAGCGGATTGAGCGCCAGAAACACCTGCGGCGCTTTCGCAATCGGCGGGATCGCGGCAATGCCGATCACCGCGAACCACAGGCACATCAGGGGGCCGAAAAATGCGGCGACCCGCGCGGTGCCGCGCGACTGCACCGCGAATAGTGCTGCGAGAATGATGACGGTGAGCGGCACGATATAGGGGTCGAGTGCTTCGGTCGCGAGCTTCATGCCTTCGATGGCGGAAAGGACCGACAGCGCGGGCGTGATGACGGCATCGCCATAGAACAGCGCGCCGCTGATAATGCCGAGCAGGATCAGCCCCCCGCCCGCCGTGCCGAGCGCGCGTTGCGCCAACGCCATCAGCGCGAGCGTGCCGCCCTCCCCGTTGTTGTCGGCGCGCAGCAGGATAACGACGTATTTCAGCGTCACCACCACGATCAGCGTCCAGAGGATCAGCGACAGAACGCCCAGCACGATACCGGGCTGGATGGAGCCGGTCCCGGCGGCGGCATTGATCGCCTCGCGGAAGGCGTACAGCGGCGAGGTGCCGATGTCGCCGTAGACGACGCCGATGGAACCCAGCATCAGCGCCTTGTATGACGCCGTGGAGTGCGCCTGCCCATAGCCTTCCACCGCCGGCGTTTCCGCGGCGGAGACCGATATGTCACTTGTCATGAAAGGGGTGCCTCAACGCCGAGCAGCAGCGAAAACGGCCAGCGCTATACGCCTCGGCCATGGGGATAGCAAGTCGTCCCGATGGCAAAAAAAGCGGCAAACGCAATAATATTATATCGTGACTTCGGCCCTAGATCGTGACTTGCGTTCCGACCTCGACCACGCGGCCGGTCGGAATCTGGAAATAGTCGGTCGCGTCGTTGGCCGACTTGCTCATCGCGATGAACAGGTGATCCTGCCACAGCGGCATGCTGGATTGCGCGGCTGGTTTCAGCGAGCGGCGCGACACGAAGAACGATGTCGCCATGATGTCGAACTGCCAGCCGAGCTTGCGGGCGATCGCCAGCGCCTTCGGCACGTTCGGCGTTTCCATGAAACCGAAATTCAGCCGCACGATGGAGAATTTTTCGCTGATGCCCTCGTACTCGACGCGGTCGATCGGATCGACGCGCGGGGTCGTGGCGGTGCGGATGGTGAGGATGACGTTGTGTTCGTGCAGCACCTTGTTGTGCTTCAGATTATGCAGAAGCGCCGTCGGCACGAACTCCGGATCGCTGGTGAGGAATACGGCCGTTCCTTTCACGATATACGGCGGGCGCTTCTCGAGACTCTTGATGAGATCGCGTAACGGCACTTCGGTGCGGCGGGTCTTGTTCAACAGGATTGCGGTGCCGCGCCGCCAGGTCCAGATCATCGCGACAAGGCAGAGGCCGAACAAAAGCGGCACCCACGCGCCTTCAAACAGCTTCAACAGATTGGCGATGAAAAAGCTGGTGTCCACGAACACGAGCGGAGCGATCAGCGCCGCCGCCATTGCCGCGCGCCAGTTCCACAGCTTCCACACCACGATGAAGCCCATGATGCCGTCCGCGACCATGGTGGTGGACACGGCGATGCCGTAGGCCGAGGCCAACCCGCTCGACGTGCGGAACAGGCCGACCAGCAACAGCACGCCGATCAGCAGCAGCGTGTTGACGCGCGGCAGATAGATCTGCCCGGCATGCGTCTCCGACGTATAGCGAACCTCGAAGCGCGGCAGCAGGCCGAGCTGGATCGCCTGCCGGGTCAGCGAGAACGCGCCGGTGATGACGGCCTGGCTGGCGATCACGGTCGCCGCGGTCGCCAGGATAATCACGGGCACCAGCAAGAACGGCGGCACCATGCGGTAGAAGGTGTTGTCGATGGTCTCGGGATGCGCGAGCAGCATCGCGCCCTGCCCGAAATAATTGATCAGCAGCGCGGGCAGCACGAAGAACAGCCATGCCGACTGAATCGACTTGCGCCCGAAATGGCCGAGGTCGGCATACAGCGCTTCGCCGCCCGTGACGCAGAGGAACACGGCGCCAAGCGTCACGAGGCTGATCTCGCCATGCGTGAGCATGAACGACACCGCGTAATAAGGATTGATCGCGGCGAGCACCGTCAGATCGTCGGCGATGTGGTACGCGCCGAGCAGCGCCAGCGAGGCAAACCACACCATCATCACCGGGCCGAACGCCGCCGCGATCCGCTGCGTGCCGCTGCTCTGCACCGCAAACAGGACCACGAGGATCAGCACCGTCAGCGGCACCACGTAATGCTCGAATTCGGGCGCGGCGAGTTTCAGACCTTCGACAGCCGACAGCACCGAGATCGCCGGCGTGATCATCGAATCGCCGAGGAACATCGCGGCTCCGACCACGCCCAGCGCGAGCAGCACCCAGGTCTGGCGGCCGAGCGCGCGCTGCCCGAGCGCCATCAGCGACAGTGTGCCGCCCTCGCCGTTGTTGTCGGCGCGCAGCAGCAGCAGCACGTACTTCGCCGTCACCACGATGAACAGCGCCCAGAGAACCAGCGACAGCACGCCCAGCACGATCGGCCGGGTAATCATCCCTGCGCCGGCCGCATTATGCGCGGCTTCGCGAAACGCATAGAGCGGCGAGGTGCCGATGTCGCCGAACACCACCCCGATGCTGCCGAGGGTCAAGCGCCAGGAGCCGTCAGGGGGAGCGGCCTCGTGAGGGAGGTCGGTGGGCGGTTCGATAGAAGTCATGAAGTGAGAAAAACGCCTTGATGATCATTCGCCGCGGGCGGCCTGGATGGGCGATCAGCGGCGACCGTATAACACCGCTCTGCCTCCCTGCCCAAGGCATGAAGCAGGGAACTCACACCAAGGTAATATGGTAGCTAATTAAACTTTAGTTGCATCAGCCGTCAGGGCTTCAAATCCGGCGGCAGAGGCGGATCTTCCCGCATCAGGGTGATGGTTACGCGGCGGTTGGCGGCCAGCGAGGGATCGTCCGGAAACAGCGGCTCACTGTCCGCCTTGCCGGAGACCGAGAAGATATGGGTGCCTGGCAGCCCCGCCCGCTCCAGAATCTGGCGCACCGCATTGGCGCGGTCGGCGGAGAGATCGAAGGCATCATAGCCGGGGCGCGGCGAGGTGAAATCCGACGAGGTGTGGCCGACGATCGCCACCCGCAGCGGCGACTGCCGCAGCGGCGCCGCCAGCTTGCGGATCAGCATGCGCGTGCGTTCATACGGCTCGCGCGAGCCTTCCGCGAACATCGAGCGGCCATCCTGATCGACGATTTCGAGGTTGAGGCCCTGCTTGGTCTCCTCGAACATGATGTGCTTGGACAGCTCCGTCATCTCCGGCATGTCCTGCAAGGCCTGCCGCAACGAGGCCGACGCCAGCGCGA
The nucleotide sequence above comes from [Pseudomonas] carboxydohydrogena. Encoded proteins:
- a CDS encoding ParB-like protein gives rise to the protein MVIKREPVLQPVPIMSLRPTQMTVGMREVKEKRKRWREHDDKKRAKLLGRHQIPVVVGPDKLNYVIDHHHLARALHEEGERDVLVSVIADLTMVDPKAFWVVLDNHRWVYPYDEDGERHPYKDLPKNVGKLKDDPFRSLAGELRRAGGFAKDTTPFSEFLWADFLRRRLQRKTVDSDFEKAMEKALALAKSKDAIYLPGWCGPAVDD
- a CDS encoding acyl carrier protein produces the protein MSSTFDQVATIIAETCDIPRDTITPESHAIDDLGIDSLDFLDIAFAIDKAFGIKLPLEKWTQEVNDGKATTEQYFVLKNLSARIDELVAAKGT
- a CDS encoding 3-hydroxyacyl-ACP dehydratase FabZ family protein, which codes for MRLEYFQMVDRIADLDVGERRITVSAQVPQQSSIFEGHFPGYPLMPGVLLIETMAQTSGWLLIALLKFERMPFLASVKEAKMRDFIKPGEPLTVDAHVVHDGSGFAVTDARISVDGKLKCNATLTFRHTPFPNADLRGHMQQMAQQIGFPAQAMS
- a CDS encoding beta-ketoacyl-ACP synthase encodes the protein MSNTSPTREVWITGIGLATSLGEGLDQHWDALQARKVNVDETTFAPYPVHPIVKLTYDAQIPKKGDQRQMEAWQRIGTYAAGLALDSAGLKGNTDILSRTDMIVAAGGGERDLAVDASVLNDQAQGNAAPGSLNERLMSDLRPTLFLAQLSNLLAGNISIVHGVTGSSRTFMGEEAAGTDAFRIALARIVSGQSDIALVGAAHNGERKDLLMLYEFGDFALKNKFAPVWARGADHSGFALGSGGVFLVIESREHAQARGAKPFARLTSVVADHARRATPGDITAVLDGLWAKLDANADAPILTAATGAAPATDEERAFLKKHASAPVRALGTSFGHLIEAQFPLGLALAALSISKGKLFAANDTAGLEVETSASPSQIVVVNTGHWRGEGMALVESVPA
- a CDS encoding beta-ketoacyl-ACP synthase, with product MTAAKDKFGRPTVVVTGMGVVTSLGAGKAENWKKLTAGESGIRTITRFPTDGLRTTMAGTVDFIPVEPFISTTLSDKLADLAAEEAVTQAAIGSKGDFPGPLFLAVAPVEVEWLAREQAARATGATSGIDYDAMLKVSGGGKFAKFHQRFLFGSVADHLVDRFGTKGSPISLSTACASGATAIQLGVEAIRRGEADAALCVATDGSVNPEALIRFSLLSALSTNNDSPQAAVRPFAKNRDGFVMAEGAGALVLESYEAATARGATILGVLAGCGELADSFHRTRSSPDGKPIIGCVRKALDDAGMGVEQIDYINAHGTGTPENDKMEYLGISTVFGERATQVPVSSNKSMVGHTLSAAGAVEAVFSLLTLEHQRIPPTINYDIPDPAIPFDVVPNTARDARVTAVMSNSFGFGGQNAVLILTREPV
- a CDS encoding zinc-binding dehydrogenase, translated to MRALTLVADRQLTVAELPPPPPPAENEVQIRVRAVALNHIDVWGYRGMAFAKRKMPLVVGAEASGEIVATGANATRFKPGQKVVMYGALTCGTCKACQEGRDNLCENVAGIMGFHVDGFARELMNLDERLVIPVPDNVSLRDAACAPIAFSTVQHMLFDNAKLQPGETVLVHAGGSGIGTVAIMMAKAIGCTVITTVGSDAKIEGVKALGADYVINYRKDRFEGETRKITKKKGVDVVFEHVGADTFNGSLLCLKRGGRLVTCGSTSGPTTTINLMQLFQQQYRIIGSFGASMRNIAESLDKMAGGIKPVIDTEVPVENVEKALERMESRQVFGKIIVTL
- a CDS encoding lipid A biosynthesis lauroyl acyltransferase; protein product: MAHLVLRSKIILRNKFVAAKNAAVGAAAVGLLRATRHFDAVKTGDVFAKITRTIGPWWPEHRVAHANLVAAFPEKSPKEIDAILAGVWDNLGRIGAEFAHLDHIWKYDDATPDKNTVEFGPGTQERFAELKNDGKGALIFASHLGNWELPALAAATHGLDSAVLFRRPNIAAADRAIQSIRAVNMGEMIANTHDAPVRIAGMLERGIHIGMLVDQHFGRGVDVMFFGRKVKANPLLARLVRRVDCPIHGVRVVRLPDRRFRVDLTEQIEPARDASGEVDIQGTMQRVTSVVEGWVREYPEQWLWLHRRWR